From Dehalococcoidia bacterium, a single genomic window includes:
- a CDS encoding flavin reductase family protein yields MPADKDLFRQAWGRFPTGVAIISTLEENGTPHGMTANSITSVSLDPLLVLVCVGHQRNTYRYLRQRGRFGMNFLSEGQYEAALYYAKDAKERTTPPPLTWEFAPSGTPRVAGALAFMDCVVAQTCEAGDHTLFIGRVEAIEVSPEGRPLLYYQRRFYTLPAHPLYPPPA; encoded by the coding sequence GTGCCCGCAGACAAGGACCTCTTCCGCCAGGCGTGGGGGCGCTTCCCCACTGGGGTAGCCATCATCAGCACCCTAGAGGAGAACGGCACCCCCCACGGCATGACCGCCAACTCCATCACCTCCGTGTCCTTAGATCCCCTTCTAGTGCTGGTGTGCGTGGGGCACCAGCGCAACACCTACCGCTACCTGCGCCAGCGGGGACGCTTCGGCATGAACTTCCTCTCGGAAGGGCAGTATGAGGCGGCCCTCTACTACGCCAAAGACGCCAAGGAGCGCACCACTCCTCCCCCCCTTACCTGGGAGTTCGCCCCCAGCGGCACCCCCCGTGTGGCGGGGGCATTGGCCTTTATGGACTGTGTCGTCGCCCAGACCTGCGAGGCGGGCGACCATACCCTGTTCATCGGGCGCGTGGAGGCCATTGAGGTCTCCCCAGAAGGGCGTCCCCTGCTCTATTATCAGCGCCGCTTCTACACCCTCCCTGCGCACCCTTTGTACCCCCCTCCCGCCTAA